A genomic window from Ascaphus truei isolate aAscTru1 chromosome 1, aAscTru1.hap1, whole genome shotgun sequence includes:
- the LOC142497360 gene encoding uncharacterized protein LOC142497360 isoform X1, with translation MKEPSLSSLAADDIFMALWNLGCCHRDIKIKPRQLQLASERRQTSGCIKQIMMDPTTLGSSEHTSCGTDIIKNREGTTMDEDYGQHGKEGRLGVGETMGLIPEMAPVVTSSYETAHNIDLQLEIQTTSTHEDYPVKIIEEKQTSDDIFEQNRTSQEEDSLTEQKRGLSMEDMNVESMRNDNVEELEKIEHTVDFKGLETGSSEEVPTNKEAQITCCPPNDTDSIADTIGFVVPGEGCFEKPLVPTSREDHCYSYAMGGLDPDLKQKKRIHRVKKAVNDRFTDTVEVSDLQPSTRKVLPIIFQEEAKDDGSDCDKTSKVSHLRMSQHSCTDTFYKGLLLKDDIFEQNTISQEDESLTEQKMGHSMENVNVKSTRDDNVEELKQIEQKVNLKGLENESSKEVPTNEETQITCCPPNDTDSIADTIGFIVSGEWGVEKPLVPTSREDHCYSYVMGGLDTDLKQKKRIHRVKKAVNDRFTDNVEASDLQPSTKDVLPMIFQEEAKDDGRVSQLRRSQRSCKGARYKALLSEGMLTSLRNDNKTDGIFKRNKISQEEDSLVEQKMGHSMEDMNVESTRDDNVEEVKQIQQKVDFKGLETGSSEDVPTNKNAQITYCPPRDTDSIADTIEFVIKGEWGVEKPLVPTSKKDQCCPGERGGSGPNRKEKKRRQRVKKAVNNRFTDNVEASDLQPSRKEVIPMIFQEEANDDGSDGDKTEKVLQSQRSCTDVFYNALLSEPMLASLHDDNNTDDIFEQNKTSQEGDSLTEQKMGHSMENMNVESTRDDNVEELKQIEQKVDFKGLETGSSEDVPTNEEAQITCCPPMDTNSIADTIEFVIKGEWGVEKPLVPTSKKDQFCPGEMGGSGPNRKEKKRRQRVKKAVNNRFTDNIEASDLQPSRTEVIPMIFQEDANDDGSVGDKTTKVLKSQRSCKGAHYKALLSEGMLTSLHNDNKTGKHNSKRLRSSVDQNCWEKDTWETVLGGPGLNRKIKSHEDVAPGLAQLEEKCDSNHHTEQCSVISEQEDLAILKRKKAKYNGSVQEQQSKRAGSQAQNAKRSNKKKGSVQNRSYGNESNSNNNNNKTMERDVRNADVDFWNMPALWVLPRWTSACLRIDPQREAESGYEAAERAGQRAFLEHAEAARGRRGTELRSYRKRSTSQCALSIRLTKLRRLEKQPPTPLPEHFYCPVTFQRQHISALKLHDVTCHLPAEDLMHCSYKDFRERMLGIYSGNASETPVLHIIPAEEDHTSTENQSLADRSTS, from the exons ATGAAGGAACCATCACTAAGTTCTTTAGCTGCTGATGACATCTTTATGGCATTATGGAACCTTGGGTGTTGCCACAGAGACATAAAAATCAAACCAAGACAACTTCAGTTGGCTTCTGAAAGAAGACAGACTAGTGGATGCATTAAGCAAATAATGATGGATCCCACAACCTTGGGATCTTCTGAACACACAAGTTGTGGCACTGACATTATCAAGAACAGAGAGGGTACCACCATGGATGAGGATTATGGACAGCATGGGAAAGAGGGCAGGTTAGGTGTAGGAGAGACCATGGGCTTAATTCCAGAGATGGCACCAGTGGTGACTTCAAGTTATGAGACAGCCCATAACATTGATCTTCAACTGGAGATTCAGACAACTTCAACACACGAGGATTACCCTGTCAAGATCATCGAAGAAAAACAGACTTCAG ATGATATTTTTGAACAAAACAGAACTTCACAGGAAGAAGATTCTTTGACTGAGCAAAAG AGGGGTCTTTCAATGGAAGACATGAATGTGGAAAGCATGAGGAATGATAATGTGGAGGAACTAGAAAAGATAGAACACACAGTTGACTTCAAGGGATTGGAAACTGGATCATCAGAAGAAGTTCCAACCAATAAGGAGGCTCAGATAACCTGCTGTCCTCCAAATGACACTGATAGTATTGCAGATACTATAGGATTCGTTGTACCAGGAGAGGGGTGTTTTGAAAAACCTTTAGTGCCAACCAGCAGAGAAGACCACTGTTATTCCTATGCGATGGGAGGCTTAGACCCAGATCTAAAACAGAAGAAAAGGATACACAGAGTGAAGAAGGCGGTGAATGATAGATTTACAGATACCGTGGAGGTGTCAGATCTTCAGCCCTCAACAAGGAAAGTTCTTCCAATTATATTCCAAGAAGAGGCCAAAGATGATGGAAGTGATTGTGATAAGACATCAAAAGTCTCTCACTTGAGAATGTCACAACATTCTTGCACGGATACCTTTTATAAAGGATTATTGTTAAAAG ATGATATTTTTGAACAAAACACAATATCACAGGAAGACGAATCTTTGACTGAGCAAAAG ATGGGTCATTCAATGGAAAACGTGAATGTGAAAAGCACTAGGGATGATAATGTGGAGGAACTGAAACAGATAGAACAGAAAGTTAACTTAAAGGGATTGGAAAATGAATCATCAAAAGAAGTTCCAACCAATGAGGAGACTCAGATAACCTGCTGTCCTCCAAATGACACTGATAGTATTGCAGATACTATAGGATTCATTGTATCAGGAGAGTGGGGTGTTGAAAAACCTTTAGTGCCAACAAGCAGAGAAGACCACTGTTATTCCTATGTGATGGGAGGCTTAGACACAGATCTAAAACAGAAGAAAAGGATACACAGAGTGAAGAAGGCTGTGAATGATAGATTTACAGATAATGTGGAGGCGTCAGATCTGCAGCCATCAACAAAGGACGTTCTTCCAATGATATTCCAAGAAGAGGCCAAAGATGATGGGAGGGTCTCTCAATTGAGAAGGTCACAAAGATCTTGCAAGGGTGCCCGTTATAAAGCATTATTGTCAGAGGGCATGTTAACTTCCCTACGTAATGATAATAAAACAG ATGGAATTTTTAAACGAAACAAAATTTCACAGGAAGAAGATTCTTTGGTTGAGCAAAAG ATGGGTCATTCAATGGAAGACATGAATGTGGAAAGCACTAGGGATGATAATGTGGAGGAAGTGAAACAGATACAACAGAAAGTTGACTTCAAGGGATTGGAAACTGGATCATCAGAAGACGTTCCAACCAATAAGAATGCTCAGATAACCTACTGTCCTCCAAGGGACACTGATAGTATTGCAGATACTATAGAATTTGTTATAAAAGGAGAGTGGGGTGTTGAAAAACCTTTAGTGCCAACCAGTAAAAAAGACCAATGTTGTCCTGGTGAGAGGGGAGGCTCAGGCCCAAATcgaaaagagaagaaaaggagacaAAGAGTGAAGAAGGCTGTGAATAATAGATTTACAGATAATGTTGAGGCGTCAGATCTTCAGCCCTCAAGAAAGGAAGTTATACCAATGATATTCCAAGAAGAGGCCAACGATGATGGAAGTGATGGTGATAAGACAGAAAAAGTCTTGCAGTCACAAAGATCTTGCACAGATGTTTTTTATAACGCATTATTGTCAGAGCCCATGTTAGCTTCTCTACATGATGATAATAATACAG ATGACATTTTTGAACAAAACAAAACCTCACAGGAAGGAGATTCTTTGACTGAGCAAAAG ATGGGTCACTCAATGGAAAACATGAATGTGGAAAGCACTAGGGATGACAATGTGGAGGAACTGAAACAGATAGAACAGAAAGTTGACTTCAAGGGATTGGAAACTGGATCATCAGAAGACGTTCCAACCAATGAGGAGGCTCAGATTACCTGCTGTCCTCCAATGGACACTAATAGTATTGCAGATACTATAGAATTTGTTATAAAAGGAGAGTGGGGTGTTGAAAAACCTTTAGTGCCAACCAGTAAAAAAGACCAATTTTGTCCTGGTGAGATGGGAGGCTCAGGCCCAAATcgaaaagagaagaaaaggagacaAAGAGTGAAGAAGGCTGTGAATAATAGATTTACAGATAATATTGAGGCGTCAGATCTTCAGCCCTCAAGAACGGAAGTTATTCCAATGATATTCCAAGAAGACGCCAACGATGATGGAAGTGTTGGTGATAAGACAACAAAAGTATTGAAGTCACAAAGATCTTGCAAGGGTGCCCACTATAAAGCATTATTGTCAGAGGGCATGTTAACTTCTCTTCATAATGATAATAAAACAG GGAAACACAACTCAAAAAGACTCAGATCATCTGTGGATCAGAACTGTTGGGAGAAAGACACGTGGGAAACAGTGCTAGGCGGGCCTGGTCTGAATAGAAAAATAAAGTCCCATGAAGATGTTGCTCCGGG ATTAGCCCAGCTAGAAGAGAAATGTGACAGTAATCACCATACAGAGCAGTGCagtgtgatatctgagcaggaaGACTTAGCAATACTAAAAAGGAAGAAAGCTAAATATAATGGATCTGTTCAAGAGCAGCAAAGCAAGAGAG cAGGTTCTCAAGCACAAAATGCGAAGCGCTCAAACAAAAAAAAGGGTTCTGTCCAAAACAGGAGCTACGGGAATGaaagcaacagcaacaacaacaacaacaagacGATGGAGAGGGATGTTAGAAATGCAGACGTGGATTTTTG GAACATGCCCGCTCTCTGGGTCTTACCTCGCTGGACTTCCGCCTGTTTAAGGATAGACCCGCAGCGAGAAGCAGAGTCCGGATACGAGGCAGCAGAGCGAGCAGGCCAGCGCGCCTTCCTGGAGCATGCTGAAGCGGCGAGAGGAAGGCGAGGCACAGAACTTCGTAGCTACAGAAAAAGGAGCACGTCCCAATGTGCGCTATCAATTCG ACTAACAAAGCTGAGAAGACTTGAAAAGCAGCCGCCTACTCCTCTCCCCGAGCACTTCTACTGTCCTGTAACATTTCAGCGGCAGCACATATCAGCTCTGAAATTACATGATGTGACTTGTCATTTGCCTGCTGAAGACCTCATGCACT GTTCTTATAAGGACTTCAGGGAACGAATGCTTGGAATTTATAGTGGAAATGCGAGTGAGACCCCAGTTCTGCATATTATTCCTGCAGAAGAGGATCACACTTCTACTGAGAACCAATCTCTGG CAGACCGAAGCACGAGCTAA
- the LOC142497360 gene encoding uncharacterized protein LOC142497360 isoform X3, translated as MKEPSLSSLAADDIFMALWNLGCCHRDIKIKPRQLQLASERRQTSGCIKQIMMDPTTLGSSEHTSCGTDIIKNREGTTMDEDYGQHGKEGRLGVGETMGLIPEMAPVVTSSYETAHNIDLQLEIQTTSTHEDYPVKIIEEKQTSDDIFEQNRTSQEEDSLTEQKRGLSMEDMNVESMRNDNVEELEKIEHTVDFKGLETGSSEEVPTNKEAQITCCPPNDTDSIADTIGFVVPGEGCFEKPLVPTSREDHCYSYAMGGLDPDLKQKKRIHRVKKAVNDRFTDTVEVSDLQPSTRKVLPIIFQEEAKDDGSDCDKTSKVSHLRMSQHSCTDTFYKGLLLKDDIFEQNTISQEDESLTEQKMGHSMENVNVKSTRDDNVEELKQIEQKVNLKGLENESSKEVPTNEETQITCCPPNDTDSIADTIGFIVSGEWGVEKPLVPTSREDHCYSYVMGGLDTDLKQKKRIHRVKKAVNDRFTDNVEASDLQPSTKDVLPMIFQEEAKDDGRVSQLRRSQRSCKGARYKALLSEGMLTSLRNDNKTDGIFKRNKISQEEDSLVEQKMGHSMEDMNVESTRDDNVEEVKQIQQKVDFKGLETGSSEDVPTNKNAQITYCPPRDTDSIADTIEFVIKGEWGVEKPLVPTSKKDQCCPGERGGSGPNRKEKKRRQRVKKAVNNRFTDNVEASDLQPSRKEVIPMIFQEEANDDGSDGDKTEKVLQSQRSCTDVFYNALLSEPMLASLHDDNNTDDIFEQNKTSQEGDSLTEQKMGHSMENMNVESTRDDNVEELKQIEQKVDFKGLETGSSEDVPTNEEAQITCCPPMDTNSIADTIEFVIKGEWGVEKPLVPTSKKDQFCPGEMGGSGPNRKEKKRRQRVKKAVNNRFTDNIEASDLQPSRTEVIPMIFQEDANDDGSVGDKTTKVLKSQRSCKGAHYKALLSEGMLTSLHNDNKTGKHNSKRLRSSVDQNCWEKDTWETVLGGPGLNRKIKSHEDVAPGLAQLEEKCDSNHHTEQCSVISEQEDLAILKRKKAKYNGSVQEQQSKRAGSQAQNAKRSNKKKGSVQNRSYGNESNSNNNNNKTMERDVRNADVDFWNMPALWVLPRWTSACLRIDPQREAESGYEAAERAGQRAFLEHAEAARGRRGTELRSYRKRSTSQCALSIRLTKLRRLEKQPPTPLPEHFYCPVTFQRQHISALKLHDVTCHLPAEDLMHCSYKDFRERMLGIYSGNASETPVLHIIPAEEDHTSTENQSLDRSTS; from the exons ATGAAGGAACCATCACTAAGTTCTTTAGCTGCTGATGACATCTTTATGGCATTATGGAACCTTGGGTGTTGCCACAGAGACATAAAAATCAAACCAAGACAACTTCAGTTGGCTTCTGAAAGAAGACAGACTAGTGGATGCATTAAGCAAATAATGATGGATCCCACAACCTTGGGATCTTCTGAACACACAAGTTGTGGCACTGACATTATCAAGAACAGAGAGGGTACCACCATGGATGAGGATTATGGACAGCATGGGAAAGAGGGCAGGTTAGGTGTAGGAGAGACCATGGGCTTAATTCCAGAGATGGCACCAGTGGTGACTTCAAGTTATGAGACAGCCCATAACATTGATCTTCAACTGGAGATTCAGACAACTTCAACACACGAGGATTACCCTGTCAAGATCATCGAAGAAAAACAGACTTCAG ATGATATTTTTGAACAAAACAGAACTTCACAGGAAGAAGATTCTTTGACTGAGCAAAAG AGGGGTCTTTCAATGGAAGACATGAATGTGGAAAGCATGAGGAATGATAATGTGGAGGAACTAGAAAAGATAGAACACACAGTTGACTTCAAGGGATTGGAAACTGGATCATCAGAAGAAGTTCCAACCAATAAGGAGGCTCAGATAACCTGCTGTCCTCCAAATGACACTGATAGTATTGCAGATACTATAGGATTCGTTGTACCAGGAGAGGGGTGTTTTGAAAAACCTTTAGTGCCAACCAGCAGAGAAGACCACTGTTATTCCTATGCGATGGGAGGCTTAGACCCAGATCTAAAACAGAAGAAAAGGATACACAGAGTGAAGAAGGCGGTGAATGATAGATTTACAGATACCGTGGAGGTGTCAGATCTTCAGCCCTCAACAAGGAAAGTTCTTCCAATTATATTCCAAGAAGAGGCCAAAGATGATGGAAGTGATTGTGATAAGACATCAAAAGTCTCTCACTTGAGAATGTCACAACATTCTTGCACGGATACCTTTTATAAAGGATTATTGTTAAAAG ATGATATTTTTGAACAAAACACAATATCACAGGAAGACGAATCTTTGACTGAGCAAAAG ATGGGTCATTCAATGGAAAACGTGAATGTGAAAAGCACTAGGGATGATAATGTGGAGGAACTGAAACAGATAGAACAGAAAGTTAACTTAAAGGGATTGGAAAATGAATCATCAAAAGAAGTTCCAACCAATGAGGAGACTCAGATAACCTGCTGTCCTCCAAATGACACTGATAGTATTGCAGATACTATAGGATTCATTGTATCAGGAGAGTGGGGTGTTGAAAAACCTTTAGTGCCAACAAGCAGAGAAGACCACTGTTATTCCTATGTGATGGGAGGCTTAGACACAGATCTAAAACAGAAGAAAAGGATACACAGAGTGAAGAAGGCTGTGAATGATAGATTTACAGATAATGTGGAGGCGTCAGATCTGCAGCCATCAACAAAGGACGTTCTTCCAATGATATTCCAAGAAGAGGCCAAAGATGATGGGAGGGTCTCTCAATTGAGAAGGTCACAAAGATCTTGCAAGGGTGCCCGTTATAAAGCATTATTGTCAGAGGGCATGTTAACTTCCCTACGTAATGATAATAAAACAG ATGGAATTTTTAAACGAAACAAAATTTCACAGGAAGAAGATTCTTTGGTTGAGCAAAAG ATGGGTCATTCAATGGAAGACATGAATGTGGAAAGCACTAGGGATGATAATGTGGAGGAAGTGAAACAGATACAACAGAAAGTTGACTTCAAGGGATTGGAAACTGGATCATCAGAAGACGTTCCAACCAATAAGAATGCTCAGATAACCTACTGTCCTCCAAGGGACACTGATAGTATTGCAGATACTATAGAATTTGTTATAAAAGGAGAGTGGGGTGTTGAAAAACCTTTAGTGCCAACCAGTAAAAAAGACCAATGTTGTCCTGGTGAGAGGGGAGGCTCAGGCCCAAATcgaaaagagaagaaaaggagacaAAGAGTGAAGAAGGCTGTGAATAATAGATTTACAGATAATGTTGAGGCGTCAGATCTTCAGCCCTCAAGAAAGGAAGTTATACCAATGATATTCCAAGAAGAGGCCAACGATGATGGAAGTGATGGTGATAAGACAGAAAAAGTCTTGCAGTCACAAAGATCTTGCACAGATGTTTTTTATAACGCATTATTGTCAGAGCCCATGTTAGCTTCTCTACATGATGATAATAATACAG ATGACATTTTTGAACAAAACAAAACCTCACAGGAAGGAGATTCTTTGACTGAGCAAAAG ATGGGTCACTCAATGGAAAACATGAATGTGGAAAGCACTAGGGATGACAATGTGGAGGAACTGAAACAGATAGAACAGAAAGTTGACTTCAAGGGATTGGAAACTGGATCATCAGAAGACGTTCCAACCAATGAGGAGGCTCAGATTACCTGCTGTCCTCCAATGGACACTAATAGTATTGCAGATACTATAGAATTTGTTATAAAAGGAGAGTGGGGTGTTGAAAAACCTTTAGTGCCAACCAGTAAAAAAGACCAATTTTGTCCTGGTGAGATGGGAGGCTCAGGCCCAAATcgaaaagagaagaaaaggagacaAAGAGTGAAGAAGGCTGTGAATAATAGATTTACAGATAATATTGAGGCGTCAGATCTTCAGCCCTCAAGAACGGAAGTTATTCCAATGATATTCCAAGAAGACGCCAACGATGATGGAAGTGTTGGTGATAAGACAACAAAAGTATTGAAGTCACAAAGATCTTGCAAGGGTGCCCACTATAAAGCATTATTGTCAGAGGGCATGTTAACTTCTCTTCATAATGATAATAAAACAG GGAAACACAACTCAAAAAGACTCAGATCATCTGTGGATCAGAACTGTTGGGAGAAAGACACGTGGGAAACAGTGCTAGGCGGGCCTGGTCTGAATAGAAAAATAAAGTCCCATGAAGATGTTGCTCCGGG ATTAGCCCAGCTAGAAGAGAAATGTGACAGTAATCACCATACAGAGCAGTGCagtgtgatatctgagcaggaaGACTTAGCAATACTAAAAAGGAAGAAAGCTAAATATAATGGATCTGTTCAAGAGCAGCAAAGCAAGAGAG cAGGTTCTCAAGCACAAAATGCGAAGCGCTCAAACAAAAAAAAGGGTTCTGTCCAAAACAGGAGCTACGGGAATGaaagcaacagcaacaacaacaacaacaagacGATGGAGAGGGATGTTAGAAATGCAGACGTGGATTTTTG GAACATGCCCGCTCTCTGGGTCTTACCTCGCTGGACTTCCGCCTGTTTAAGGATAGACCCGCAGCGAGAAGCAGAGTCCGGATACGAGGCAGCAGAGCGAGCAGGCCAGCGCGCCTTCCTGGAGCATGCTGAAGCGGCGAGAGGAAGGCGAGGCACAGAACTTCGTAGCTACAGAAAAAGGAGCACGTCCCAATGTGCGCTATCAATTCG ACTAACAAAGCTGAGAAGACTTGAAAAGCAGCCGCCTACTCCTCTCCCCGAGCACTTCTACTGTCCTGTAACATTTCAGCGGCAGCACATATCAGCTCTGAAATTACATGATGTGACTTGTCATTTGCCTGCTGAAGACCTCATGCACT GTTCTTATAAGGACTTCAGGGAACGAATGCTTGGAATTTATAGTGGAAATGCGAGTGAGACCCCAGTTCTGCATATTATTCCTGCAGAAGAGGATCACACTTCTACTGAGAACCAATCTCTGG ACCGAAGCACGAGCTAA